From one Humulus lupulus chromosome 8, drHumLupu1.1, whole genome shotgun sequence genomic stretch:
- the LOC133793483 gene encoding uncharacterized protein LOC133793483: MQHIDVMMYYLRRKVKLSTDLKIRVSTTDTCFGQNIVFMYEDFKKKGSGAFKIDERCVALKIMKGESMFCATHWNLLDDVVMPVNVNGLMHWILLHFNVQQRSLTVYDSMSGAKHENQTLLVVEAFAVLIPLLLEMIDFYVRKDIHLDVSLYDVVENEALKLSIAKGIPQQTDCDCGVFCTYFAEQIILGKENEMPKNIDVRLLRKDIAVSLYYHGKNKELEGYLTSDEFTDKLLERRQKRMKIAA, encoded by the exons atgcaGCATATTGATGTGATGATGTATTACTTGAGGAGAAAGGTTAAATTGTCTACAGATTTGAAGATAAGAGTATCTACGACTGACACTTGTTTTGGGCAAAACATAGTGTTTATGTATGAAGATTTTAAGAAAAAAGGTAGTGGCGCATTTAAAATAGATGAGAGATGTgttgctttgaagataatgaagGGGGAATCCATGTTTTGTGCAACTCATTGGAATTTGCTTGATGATGTTGTCATGCCTGTTAATGTGAATGGTCTTATGCACTGGATTTTGTTGCACTTTAATGTACAGCAGAGATCTCTTACGGTGTATGATTCAATGTCTGGTGCAAAGCATGAAAATCAGACTTTACTTGTCGTTGAGGCATTTGCTGTTTTGATTCCTCTTCTTCTGGAGATGATTGATTTCTATGTTCGTAAAGATATTCATCTTGATGTTAGCCTGTATGATGTGGTAGAGAATGAGGCTTTGAAGTTGAGCATTGCTAAAGGCATTCCTCAACAGACTGATTG TGATTGTGGGGTGTTTTGTACTTATTTTGCTGAGCAAATAATTCTTGGGAAGGAGAATGAGATGCCTAAAAATATTGATGTTCGTCTCCTTCGTAAAGACATTGCTGTCAGCTTGTACTATCATGGAAAGAACAAAGAACTTGAGGGATACTTAACTAGTGATGAGTTCACTGATAAGCTTCTGGAGAGGAGACAGAAAAGAATGAAAATTGCTGCATAG
- the LOC133794994 gene encoding uncharacterized protein LOC133794994, which translates to MDNITSLVQYGGNWNENNEYQGYTMSGILIPPNCSLDNLVNLIKKEIKENTATIEVSYQVEKGTPPMKVVTDNSVFFFLEIKKKVATKITYLPLCVTIIQESNNENGLLLLANQKATTEEMEVGTLLMQANQASINEQMLLEEGMSSTINEGINVSYIPHFVEEVADFIIEDNTKRKKKLDEIQLVISDYRVNTIEQGQIYKDKNTVKSALSYYAMLHNFQFKTKISEPREYLVTCADEKCYWLVRASKYRNQDLFKVRKCNPNHTCSVEIVLEDHRQAKSIVVGELIKNKYKSIKRNYTPNDIMNDMNDDFGVTMGYTKAWRSREKALRLVRGNPDDSYQKLPIYLYMLKKANPGTITHLLTDKEDRFKYLYIAFSNSIKGWRYLRPIIVVDGTFLKNAHGGTLFSASTLDSNNNIFVLAFGISDSENDNSWLWFFSKLRETYGEPEGLAIVSDRHKSIDNAVHMVYPNAFHGACMFHLLNNLKGKYGSHGEELQMKFIAAAKAYTQTECENYMKGLDRIDRRIRPYLEKAKYETWARSYSPTKRYTMMTSNIAESLNAALKAARNLPIDILVECLRSLVQKWVWNNSNNANGTFTKVSTATENELRHDIVSKMKYEVLPFNTIEYQVRDQKGINFTVNIHNRTCTCNRFQEDEIPCGHAVAVIAKRNLSVYDYCAKFYRTETLKALYQENVHPLPHKDEWNLPQHLDILVLPPNSTIPAGRPRKKRIRSRGENKVIITCGKCAQPGHNRKTCRNPPFQKPNKQKKPKT; encoded by the exons ATGGACAATATTACTTCtttggttcaatatggaggcaattGGAATGAAAACAACGAGTACCAAGGATACACAATGTCTGGGATATTAATACCACCAAATTGTTCTCTTGACaacttggtgaatttgataaaaaaGGAGATAAAGGAAAATACAGCAACTATTGAAGTTTCTTATCAAGTAGAAAAAGGAACACCACCAATGAAGGTTGTAACAGACAATTCAGTGTTTTTCTTcctggaaataaagaaaaaagttgcTACTAAAATAACATACTTACCATTGTGTGTCACTATAATTCAAGAatcaaacaatgaaaatggcCTTCTTCTACTAGCAAATCAAAAAGCTACAACAGAAGAAATGGAGGTGGGGACATTATTAATGCAAGCAAATCAAGCTTCCATCAATGAACAAATGTTACTTGAAGAAGGAATGTCAAGCACAATaaatgagggcataaatgtgtcaTACATACCCCATTTTGTTGAAGAAGTAGCTGATTTCATAATTGAGGacaatacaaaaagaaaaaagaagttggaTGAAATCCAACTTGTAATATCTGATTACAGAGTGAACACAATAGAGCAAGGACAAATTTACAAGGATAAGAACACAGTCAAATCAGCCCTTAGCTACTATGCAATGCTGCATAACTTccagttcaaaacaaaaatatCAGAACCTAGAGAGTACCTAGTTACTTGCGCAGATGAAAAATGCTACTGGTTGGTGAGAGCATCTAAGTACAGAAATCAAGATTTATTCAAGGTACGGAAATGCAATCCAAATCACACTTGCTCTGTTGAAATTGTTTTGGAAGACCATAGGCAAGCAAAAAGCATCGTAGTTGGGGAattaataaagaataagtacaagtCAATCAAAAGAAATTACACTCCAAATGACATCATGAATGATATGAATGATGACTTTGGAGTAACTATGGGATACACAAAAGCATGGAGATCAAGAGAGAAAGCTTTGCGTCTAGTAAGAGGGAACCCCGATGATTCATATCAGAAGTTACCAATATATCTTTACATGTTGAAGAAAGCAAATCCAGGAACAATAACACACCTACTCACAGACAAGGAAGATAGATTCAAATACCTATACATAGctttctctaactcaatcaagggttggagatacttgaggcctataattgttgttgatggaacttttTTGAAAAATGCACATGGTGGTACCCTGTTTTCAGCATCAACGTTAGATTCAAACAACAACATTTTCGTGTTGGCTTTTGGAATATCAGACTCCGAAAATGATAACTCATGGCTATGGTTCTTCTCCAAACTGCGAGAAACCTATGGAGAACCCGAAG GATTGGCTATAGTTTCTGACAGACATAAGAGCATAGACAATGCAGTACATATGGTGTACCCAAATGCTTTCCATGGAGCTTGCATGTTTCACTTACTCAATAATTTGAAAGGCAAGTATGGGAGCCATGGAGAAGAACTACAAATGAAATTCATTGCAGCAGCAAAAGCATACACACAGACAGaatgtgaaaactacatgaaaggCCTTGATAGAATTGATAGACGCATTAGGCCCTATTTAGAAAAAGCCAAGTATGAAACTTGGGCAAGATCATACTCGCCAACAAAAAGATACACCATGATGACATCCAACATCGCAGAATCACTCAACGCTGCACTAAAAGCTGCAAGAAATCTCCCCATTGATATCTTGGTTGAATGCCTTAGAAGTTTGGTTCAAAAGTGGGTTTGGAACAACTCAAATAATGCAAATGGAACATTCACAAAAGTCTCTACAGCAACAGAAAATGAATTGAGACATGACATTGTTTCAAAAATGAAGTATGAG GTCTTGCCTTTCAACACAATAGAATACCAAGTTCGTGATCAAAAGGGGATAAATTTCACAGTAAATATACATAATAGAACATGCACTTGCAATAGGTTCCAAGAAGATGAAATACCTTGTGGCCATGCAGTAGCTGTCATTGCAAAAAGAAACTTGAGTGTCTATGATTATTGTGCAAAATTCTACAGAACAGAAACGTTGAAAgcattgtatcaagaaaatgttcATCCTTTGCCCCATAAAGATGAATGGAATCTCCCACAACACTTGGACATACTAGTGCTGCCTCCAAATTCAACAATCCCTGCAGGAAGACCAAGAAAGAAACGAATAAGATCAAGAGGGGAAAATAAGGTAATAATCACCTGTGGGAAATGTGCACAACCAGGACATAACAGGAAGACTTGCAGGAATCCTCCATTTCAGAAGCCAAATAAACAGAAAAAGCCAAAGACATAG